A window of the Candidatus Saccharibacteria bacterium oral taxon 488 genome harbors these coding sequences:
- a CDS encoding YdcF family protein, which produces MSRSQLALTDQDWHHLQVLWEYLCVESRLPARADAIVIGGAGAMIDSAERAAELYHASVSPWIVVSGFANPYHRATETEATLLGRQLQRLAVPNSAILFEHQAANTGENITRSAQLLAGATIQVEDVILIHKPYMTRRFLATAEAQWPHPQPRLYVTSQPTTLEAYYRLYEVTYGSAAMMLTLMLGDYERIKTYPDKGFSTPQPPSLSADTAWQALVARGFLPKA; this is translated from the coding sequence ATGTCACGTAGCCAGCTAGCGCTCACCGATCAAGACTGGCATCACCTCCAGGTATTATGGGAGTATCTTTGCGTTGAGAGTCGGCTACCGGCGCGGGCGGATGCTATCGTGATCGGCGGTGCGGGAGCTATGATCGATAGTGCTGAGCGAGCGGCCGAGCTATATCATGCAAGCGTTAGTCCATGGATTGTGGTGTCGGGATTTGCTAATCCCTATCATAGGGCCACGGAAACCGAAGCGACACTGCTAGGACGACAGCTCCAACGTTTGGCGGTGCCGAACTCGGCAATCCTGTTTGAGCATCAAGCCGCCAACACCGGCGAAAATATTACTCGTTCGGCTCAGCTGCTAGCGGGGGCGACGATCCAGGTTGAGGATGTCATTTTAATTCATAAACCGTATATGACGCGTCGATTTTTGGCAACCGCCGAGGCTCAGTGGCCGCACCCGCAGCCGCGGCTATATGTGACCAGTCAGCCGACAACGTTAGAGGCATATTATCGCCTATATGAGGTAACCTATGGCAGTGCCGCCATGATGCTGACGTTAATGCTGGGTGATTATGAGCGGATAAAGACCTATCCCGATAAGGGATTTTCAACACCTCAGCCACCATCTCTCTCAGCGGACACGGCTTGGCAGGCACTCGTGGCGCGGGGATTTTTGCCGAAGGCGTAG
- the murJ gene encoding murein biosynthesis integral membrane protein MurJ produces the protein MNQRLTVKLAATILASSMLLSSLLGLLRDRFLNAAYFPNEKAHLAGYPVGLDAYTAAFMVPDFMFAILVSGALSVTFIPVFNERWVKGNKQSAWQISSSMINLMALVTLVTSVLIIVFADPLMKYLIAPGLSEAGHALAVSMMRVIAVNPLIFAVAAVIASIQQAVGRFTFYALAPMLYNVGIIIGTLWFTNGINLFGWQIFDGGIMGVALGVVLGSVLQLIVSAVGLIGLGFDYDFKIYWRNHGFRKVLSLLPARSIDQGMDYVVSLAEVNLASRMGDGVIRRYNQALTLHMMPINLIGVAISNAAFPQLTERLASERPDLFRRDLRSFLRTVIWMIIPICVVTFFARGYIVHFINNNGDPVMANILGCLVMAILFRTVYHMVARGFYAQQDTKTPMYVSIFAIVLNVALAVILGYYAKLGPYGLAWAQSIVAFVEVVILCVILGRRMPQLFDATFVKAVAKMALAAVPLAVACYVSVLVIPFRASDDSFLGALPKFGAITIFNFVVYGALSKWLRLPEIDPVLVRIKRLLFSRFDMSKLRR, from the coding sequence ATCAATCAGCGGCTGACAGTCAAGTTAGCCGCCACGATTTTAGCGAGCTCAATGTTGCTGTCGAGCCTGCTGGGGCTGCTGCGCGATCGCTTTTTGAACGCGGCGTATTTCCCGAACGAGAAGGCTCACTTGGCTGGTTATCCGGTCGGGCTGGATGCCTATACGGCGGCGTTCATGGTGCCGGATTTTATGTTTGCGATTTTGGTGTCGGGAGCGCTGAGCGTCACCTTCATACCGGTATTTAACGAGCGGTGGGTCAAGGGTAATAAGCAGTCAGCTTGGCAAATCAGTTCGAGCATGATTAATTTGATGGCGCTGGTGACGCTGGTAACGAGCGTTCTAATCATCGTTTTTGCTGATCCGCTGATGAAATATCTGATCGCACCGGGCCTGAGCGAGGCCGGTCACGCGTTGGCGGTCAGTATGATGCGAGTGATCGCGGTAAATCCGCTGATCTTTGCGGTGGCGGCGGTGATCGCCAGCATCCAGCAAGCGGTCGGTCGCTTCACCTTCTATGCGCTGGCGCCGATGCTGTACAATGTCGGGATTATCATCGGTACGTTGTGGTTTACCAATGGCATCAACCTGTTCGGCTGGCAGATCTTTGATGGCGGCATTATGGGCGTGGCGCTCGGCGTGGTGCTCGGGTCGGTGCTGCAGCTCATCGTCAGTGCGGTTGGATTGATCGGCCTCGGTTTTGATTATGATTTCAAGATTTATTGGCGCAACCATGGCTTTCGCAAAGTCTTGTCGCTGCTACCAGCCCGCTCAATTGATCAGGGGATGGATTATGTGGTTAGCCTGGCCGAAGTCAACTTGGCGTCGCGGATGGGGGACGGTGTCATTCGTCGCTATAACCAAGCATTGACGCTTCACATGATGCCGATCAATCTCATCGGCGTCGCTATTTCTAATGCTGCCTTTCCGCAGCTAACTGAACGCCTCGCCTCAGAGCGGCCGGATCTATTTCGCAGAGACCTGCGGTCATTTCTCAGGACGGTAATCTGGATGATTATCCCGATCTGTGTGGTGACATTTTTCGCCCGCGGCTACATAGTACACTTTATCAATAATAATGGCGATCCGGTCATGGCGAACATTCTCGGTTGTCTGGTGATGGCGATTTTATTCAGGACGGTGTATCACATGGTGGCGCGCGGATTTTATGCGCAGCAGGACACCAAGACGCCGATGTATGTGTCGATTTTTGCGATTGTGTTGAATGTGGCGCTGGCGGTGATACTCGGCTACTACGCGAAACTTGGCCCGTATGGTCTGGCCTGGGCACAGTCGATCGTGGCCTTTGTCGAGGTGGTGATTTTATGCGTTATTTTAGGTCGGCGCATGCCACAGCTGTTTGATGCGACATTTGTCAAAGCGGTCGCCAAGATGGCGTTAGCCGCGGTGCCGCTTGCGGTGGCGTGCTACGTCAGCGTGTTGGTAATTCCGTTCCGGGCGTCGGATGATAGTTTTTTGGGGGCGCTACCCAAGTTTGGGGCAATTACGATTTTCAATTTTGTCGTGTATGGTGCGCTGTCCAAGTGGCTAAGGCTACCAGAAATCGACCCGGTTTTGGTGCGAATTAAACGTCTGCTGTTTTCGCGATTTGATATGAGCAAGTTGAGGCGCTGA
- a CDS encoding RS21-C6 protein, with translation MNPQTISLTELQKHLDQTCKEKGWDKNSVTEVFLLFTEEVGELAKAIRKETGFKGEKKPDNHDNLREEFADVLNYLMELANRFDVNLAEVYFEKHKINQTRQWK, from the coding sequence ATGAATCCACAAACAATAAGCTTAACTGAATTACAAAAACACCTCGATCAAACGTGTAAAGAAAAAGGATGGGATAAAAATTCTGTTACCGAAGTATTCTTATTGTTTACCGAGGAGGTTGGCGAGTTGGCGAAAGCAATTCGCAAAGAGACGGGATTTAAGGGCGAGAAAAAGCCTGACAATCACGACAATCTGCGCGAGGAGTTTGCGGACGTGTTGAATTATTTGATGGAATTGGCAAATCGGTTTGACGTCAATTTGGCGGAAGTGTATTTTGAGAAGCACAAGATCAACCAGACGCGGCAGTGGAAATAA
- a CDS encoding FAD-binding protein, with protein sequence MAQKPTFDYDVIVIGSGAGGSPAATVLARAGKKVAIIERGTFGGESPNWGDIPTGALLYTADVYHEAKTAAKFGLRTSTVGYNYPSLLAWKDTAIKRTGTGGNRSYYEKQGISVFTGSAHFLSPNEITVSRRHLSARKFLIASGSTWRDDHIPGLDEVAHHTPQTILSLKRPPKTLFVVGSGTTAMELAYLFSTFGSKVYVAETAGRILPEFDQEVGELIAADAKAQRGMNILTQTKLVTVQKDGIAKRVTYARGGQQHSVRVDEILIADDRLPTTDIGLENAGVAYTEHGIQVSEAMQTSARHIFAAGSVVDLQAQTHTILSHSRTAAHNLLHRNFIALDDTPRLTIAFTDPQIARTGLDEDDCLRRDLKITIALAPLTLTARSNITDRRSGFVKLISDKKGVLLGATIVAPGASDLMTGLSLAIRHGLTAKQLMSTPNCFIAWSEAVRIAAGKLAA encoded by the coding sequence ATGGCACAAAAACCAACTTTTGACTATGATGTAATTGTTATCGGCAGCGGCGCTGGCGGTTCACCAGCCGCAACCGTCTTGGCACGCGCTGGCAAGAAAGTCGCCATCATCGAGCGCGGTACCTTTGGCGGCGAATCCCCGAACTGGGGCGACATTCCAACTGGCGCCCTGCTCTATACCGCCGACGTTTATCACGAGGCCAAAACAGCGGCCAAGTTCGGTCTGCGCACCAGCACAGTCGGCTATAATTATCCGTCACTGCTCGCCTGGAAGGACACCGCCATCAAGCGCACCGGCACCGGCGGCAACCGCAGTTACTACGAGAAACAGGGCATCAGCGTCTTTACCGGCAGCGCCCACTTTCTCAGCCCCAACGAGATTACCGTCAGCCGCCGCCACTTATCGGCGCGCAAATTCCTGATCGCTAGCGGCTCAACCTGGCGTGATGATCACATCCCGGGCCTCGACGAAGTGGCCCATCACACACCACAAACCATCCTCTCGCTCAAGCGCCCACCCAAAACGCTGTTCGTTGTCGGCTCTGGCACAACGGCGATGGAGCTGGCATATTTGTTCTCGACCTTTGGTAGTAAGGTGTATGTCGCCGAAACCGCTGGGCGCATCTTGCCCGAGTTTGACCAGGAAGTTGGCGAGCTGATCGCCGCCGATGCTAAGGCACAGCGCGGCATGAACATCCTCACCCAGACAAAGCTGGTCACCGTACAGAAAGACGGCATCGCAAAGCGCGTCACCTACGCTCGTGGCGGCCAGCAACATTCAGTGCGCGTTGATGAGATCCTCATCGCCGACGATCGCTTGCCGACGACCGACATTGGCCTAGAAAATGCGGGCGTGGCATATACCGAACATGGCATTCAAGTCAGCGAAGCGATGCAAACTTCGGCGCGGCACATCTTTGCGGCCGGTAGCGTCGTCGACCTTCAGGCACAGACACACACCATCCTCAGCCACAGCCGCACCGCTGCACACAACCTACTACACCGTAATTTCATCGCGCTTGACGATACACCGCGCTTGACGATCGCATTCACCGACCCGCAGATCGCCCGGACGGGACTGGACGAGGACGATTGCCTGCGCCGTGACTTGAAGATAACTATCGCCCTAGCGCCGCTGACCTTGACCGCTCGCAGCAACATCACCGACCGGCGCAGTGGTTTTGTCAAATTGATCAGCGACAAAAAAGGCGTCCTGCTTGGCGCCACCATCGTTGCACCAGGCGCCAGTGACTTGATGACCGGCCTCAGCCTCGCCATCCGTCACGGCCTGACCGCCAAACAACTGATGAGCACACCAAACTGTTTCATTGCCTGGTCAGAGGCGGTGCGTATTGCGGCGGGGAAATTGGCAGCGTGA
- the hflB gene encoding ATP-dependent zinc metalloprotease FtsH: MAGKTPKNTKKGIGQVARLGLFWAIIVFLGLAVYAALSPNSNLKNVALTDVVRRANAGEIAKIDIQGNDLKITPKGQKQPTEKSVKESGSTIYEQGLNKDAKVEINVLPPSQTGEVLWNLTVMIVPVVIIVIFFMFMMRQAQGQNNQAMGFGKSKARLYGEDKEKVLFEDIAGNDNAKQDLQEVVDFLKHPKKYKELGAKIPKGVLLVGNPGTGKTMLARAVAGEAGVPFFSISGSEFVEMFVGVGASRVRDLFSKAKKNAPCIVFIDEIDAVGRKRGSGMGGGHDEREQTLNQILVEMDGFDGDTNVIVLAATNRADVLDPALLRPGRFDRRVTITLPERKDREAILKVHFKKKPTDETVDLDKLAAKTAGSSGADLANMANEAAIIAARRNKKKITNEELTEAFERVAIGPERKAKVMNDHEKELTAYHEAGHAIVGHVLPDSDPVHKVTIIPRGGTGGVTWFLPPEDKSYTNVYEFKDILARAMGGRIAEQIIYGDDGITTGAGSDLRKATEIARDMVIEQGMGKSLRDQVFHEDNGGLMFDKMTRERPYSDETAKLIDQEVSQLITEAKQRAMLVLKANRPFLDKLAEALLKDETLEEAAVDKILAGTKLPKEAKLHA, encoded by the coding sequence ATGGCAGGAAAGACGCCAAAGAATACCAAGAAAGGGATCGGGCAGGTTGCTCGGCTGGGGTTGTTTTGGGCAATCATTGTGTTTCTTGGGCTGGCAGTGTACGCGGCGCTGTCACCAAATAGCAACTTGAAGAATGTGGCATTGACCGACGTAGTGCGCCGGGCAAATGCCGGGGAAATTGCCAAGATTGATATCCAGGGCAATGATTTGAAAATTACCCCCAAAGGTCAAAAACAGCCGACCGAGAAATCAGTCAAGGAATCCGGCAGTACGATTTACGAGCAAGGTTTGAACAAGGACGCCAAGGTCGAAATTAACGTTCTACCGCCATCGCAAACCGGCGAGGTGCTGTGGAATCTGACAGTGATGATCGTGCCGGTAGTGATCATCGTGATCTTCTTCATGTTCATGATGCGCCAGGCCCAGGGGCAGAATAATCAAGCGATGGGCTTCGGCAAGAGCAAGGCGCGGCTGTACGGCGAGGACAAAGAAAAGGTGCTGTTTGAGGATATTGCTGGTAATGACAATGCCAAGCAGGATCTGCAAGAAGTCGTCGATTTCTTAAAGCATCCAAAGAAGTACAAGGAACTAGGTGCTAAGATTCCGAAAGGCGTGCTGCTGGTCGGTAATCCGGGTACTGGTAAAACCATGCTGGCGCGAGCGGTAGCTGGCGAGGCGGGTGTGCCGTTCTTCTCGATTTCTGGTTCGGAATTTGTGGAGATGTTCGTCGGTGTTGGTGCTAGCCGGGTACGCGACCTTTTCTCAAAGGCTAAGAAAAATGCGCCGTGTATCGTCTTTATCGACGAGATTGACGCGGTGGGCCGCAAGCGCGGCTCGGGTATGGGCGGCGGTCACGATGAGCGCGAGCAAACCTTAAACCAAATTCTGGTGGAAATGGATGGCTTTGATGGTGACACTAATGTGATTGTACTGGCGGCAACGAACCGGGCGGATGTGCTCGATCCTGCGTTGCTGCGCCCGGGGCGGTTTGATCGGCGAGTGACGATCACCCTGCCGGAGCGTAAAGACCGCGAGGCAATTCTGAAAGTTCATTTCAAGAAAAAGCCGACTGACGAAACGGTTGACCTGGATAAATTGGCCGCCAAGACAGCTGGCTCATCAGGAGCTGACCTCGCTAATATGGCTAATGAAGCAGCGATTATCGCCGCACGTCGCAATAAAAAGAAGATTACCAACGAGGAATTGACCGAGGCATTTGAGCGGGTAGCCATCGGGCCAGAGCGCAAGGCCAAGGTGATGAATGACCACGAGAAGGAGTTGACGGCGTATCATGAAGCTGGCCACGCCATCGTCGGTCACGTCTTGCCAGACTCTGATCCAGTTCACAAGGTAACGATCATCCCGCGCGGCGGTACCGGCGGCGTCACCTGGTTCTTGCCACCAGAGGATAAGAGCTACACCAACGTCTACGAGTTCAAGGATATTTTAGCCCGCGCCATGGGCGGCCGGATCGCCGAGCAGATCATTTACGGTGATGACGGCATTACCACGGGCGCTGGCTCAGATCTGCGTAAAGCCACCGAGATTGCCCGCGATATGGTGATTGAGCAGGGTATGGGCAAGAGCTTGCGCGACCAAGTGTTCCACGAAGATAACGGCGGGCTGATGTTTGATAAGATGACCCGCGAGCGGCCGTACTCGGACGAGACTGCTAAATTGATCGATCAGGAAGTATCGCAATTGATCACCGAAGCCAAGCAGCGGGCAATGCTGGTACTAAAAGCCAATCGTCCATTCCTTGACAAATTGGCTGAGGCGCTGCTCAAAGATGAGACATTAGAAGAAGCGGCGGTGGACAAGATTCTTGCGGGAACGAAACTGCCAAAGGAAGCAAAATTGCACGCATAA
- the tilS gene encoding tRNA lysidine(34) synthetase TilS — MCHNILMRRLIAVSGGVDSVVLLDNILRHGQDEVVVAHFDHGIRAESAADARFVAGLACRYNVPCVTRREELGPAASEDVARQRRYQFLFDAAARWGGRVTTAHHQDDVIETIALNLRRGTRWRGLAAMGDQRIERPLLEWTKRDIYDYALRHRLEWVEDATNQSDAYLRNQLRRQLQARLTDQQRAALGRLWHQQRQLCREIDQETLRLSPRLSSRYFWAHIPIEPARELLHREVQRLTGVSLLSAQLDRLLIAIKIGRAGTVWQPAAHVRVKLSVKSVTIKRVTR, encoded by the coding sequence ATGTGTCATAATATCCTCATGAGGCGACTGATTGCGGTATCGGGTGGAGTGGACAGCGTGGTGCTCCTCGACAATATATTACGGCATGGGCAGGACGAGGTAGTGGTGGCCCACTTTGATCATGGAATTCGGGCGGAGTCAGCGGCTGATGCGCGGTTCGTGGCGGGGCTTGCCTGCCGGTATAATGTGCCATGTGTTACCAGGCGTGAGGAATTGGGGCCGGCAGCCAGCGAAGATGTGGCGCGTCAGCGGCGGTATCAATTTCTCTTTGACGCGGCGGCACGCTGGGGTGGGCGGGTGACGACGGCCCATCACCAGGATGACGTGATTGAGACGATAGCGCTCAATCTGCGGCGTGGTACGCGCTGGCGGGGCTTGGCGGCTATGGGCGATCAGCGGATTGAGCGGCCGCTATTGGAATGGACGAAGCGAGATATATATGATTATGCGCTGCGCCACCGGCTGGAATGGGTGGAGGACGCGACGAACCAATCAGACGCCTATCTACGTAATCAGCTGCGCCGACAGCTGCAGGCAAGGTTGACTGATCAGCAGCGGGCGGCGCTTGGTCGGTTATGGCACCAGCAGCGGCAGTTATGCCGAGAGATTGACCAAGAGACGCTGCGGTTGTCGCCACGCCTCAGCAGTCGTTATTTTTGGGCGCATATCCCAATTGAGCCGGCGCGCGAGCTACTCCACCGAGAAGTGCAGCGACTGACTGGTGTGTCGCTGCTCTCAGCACAGCTGGATCGACTGCTGATTGCTATCAAAATTGGCCGAGCAGGAACCGTGTGGCAGCCGGCCGCCCACGTGCGGGTGAAATTATCCGTAAAAAGTGTTACAATAAAACGAGTGACTCGCTAG